One window of the Shimwellia blattae DSM 4481 = NBRC 105725 genome contains the following:
- the aspA gene encoding aspartate ammonia-lyase — MLNNIRIEEDLLGTREVPADAYYGVHTLRAIENFYISNSKISDIPEFVRGMVMVKKAAALANKELQTIPKTIANTIVAACDEVLNNGKCMDQFPVDVYQGGAGTSVNMNTNEVLANIGLELMGHQKGEYQYLNPNDHVNKCQSTNDAYPTGFRIAVYASLVKLVDAIHQLEDGFKRKSTEFAEILKMGRTQLQDAVPMTLGQEFHAFNVLLNEETKNLLRTAELLLEVNLGATAIGTGLNTPEGYQQLAVQKLAEVSGLPVVPAEDLIEATSDCGAYVMVHSSLKRLAVKLSKICNDLRLLSSGPRAGLNEINLPELQAGSSIMPAKVNPVIPEVVNQVCFKVIGNDITVTMASEAGQLQLNVMEPVIGQALFESIHILTNACYNLLEKCINGITANKDVCESYVFNSIGIVTYLNPFIGHHNGDIVGKICAETGKSVREVVLERGLLTEAELDDIFSPQNLMHPAYKAKRYTDESEQ, encoded by the coding sequence ATGCTCAATAACATTCGTATCGAAGAAGATTTGTTGGGGACCAGGGAAGTACCAGCGGATGCTTACTATGGTGTCCACACTCTGAGAGCGATTGAAAACTTTTACATCAGTAATAGTAAAATCAGCGATATCCCTGAATTTGTGCGCGGCATGGTAATGGTCAAAAAAGCCGCTGCTCTCGCCAACAAAGAGCTCCAGACCATTCCAAAAACTATTGCCAACACTATTGTCGCAGCCTGCGACGAAGTCCTGAACAATGGCAAATGCATGGACCAGTTCCCGGTAGACGTTTACCAGGGCGGTGCCGGTACTTCCGTTAACATGAACACCAACGAAGTGCTGGCCAATATTGGCCTGGAACTGATGGGCCATCAGAAAGGGGAGTACCAGTACCTCAACCCGAATGACCATGTGAACAAATGCCAGTCCACCAACGACGCCTACCCGACCGGCTTCCGTATTGCGGTATACGCCTCCCTGGTGAAACTGGTTGATGCCATCCACCAGCTGGAAGATGGCTTTAAGCGTAAATCCACCGAATTTGCTGAAATCCTGAAGATGGGCCGCACCCAGCTGCAGGATGCTGTCCCTATGACGCTGGGCCAGGAGTTCCACGCGTTCAACGTTCTGCTGAACGAAGAAACGAAAAACCTGCTGCGCACTGCTGAACTGCTGCTTGAGGTGAACCTCGGCGCGACCGCTATCGGCACCGGGCTGAACACGCCGGAAGGCTACCAGCAGCTGGCAGTACAGAAACTGGCTGAAGTCAGCGGCCTGCCGGTTGTTCCGGCAGAAGATCTGATTGAAGCAACCTCAGACTGCGGTGCCTACGTAATGGTACACAGCTCCCTGAAGCGTCTGGCGGTGAAACTGTCTAAGATCTGTAACGACCTGCGTCTGCTCTCTTCCGGCCCGCGCGCTGGCCTGAATGAAATCAACCTGCCAGAACTGCAGGCAGGCTCTTCCATCATGCCGGCTAAAGTTAACCCGGTAATTCCGGAAGTGGTAAACCAGGTATGCTTCAAAGTCATCGGTAACGACATCACCGTGACCATGGCATCTGAAGCAGGCCAGCTGCAGCTGAACGTGATGGAGCCGGTCATCGGCCAGGCGCTGTTTGAGTCCATCCACATTCTGACTAACGCCTGCTACAACCTGCTGGAAAAATGCATTAACGGCATCACGGCGAACAAAGACGTTTGCGAAAGCTATGTCTTTAACTCTATCGGTATCGTCACCTATCTGAACCCGTTCATTGGCCACCATAACGGTGACATTGTGGGTAAAATTTGTGCAGAAACCGGTAAGAGTGTGCGCGAAGTGGTCCTGGAGCGCGGCCTGCTGACCGAAGCTGAGCTGGACGATATCTTCTCTCCGCAAAACCTGATGCACCCTGCCTATAAAGCTAAACGCTATACCGATGAAAGCGAACAGTAA
- a CDS encoding anaerobic C4-dicarboxylate transporter: MFGAELVIVLLAIYLGARLGGIGIGFAGGLGVLVLTLVFQINPGSIPFDVIEIIMAVIAAIAAMQIAGGMDYLVSLAERLLRSKPKYITFLAPLVTWSMTILAGTGHTAFSTLPVITEVAKEQGIRPSRPLSIAVIASQIAITASPISAAVVFFAGLLEPMGVSYLTLLGICIPVTLAAVMITAVMCNFLGCELKDDPVYQERLAKGEVKLRGTQVFELKPYAKRSVMLFLIGIIAVMFYATAISDTVGLIQNPVLPRNEAIVVFMLTIATLICITCKVDTGEILNAGTFKSGMSACICVLGVAWLGDTFVKHHIQDIQAVAGDLLQSYPWLLAVVLFFAATLLYSQAATAKALMPAALMLGVTPLTAIASFAAVSALFVLPTYPTLLAAVEMDDTGSTRIGKYVFNHAFLIPGVVAIALCVILGFIVGGMVL, translated from the coding sequence ATGTTTGGAGCTGAACTCGTTATCGTCCTTCTGGCGATCTACCTCGGCGCCCGGCTCGGCGGCATAGGAATTGGTTTTGCCGGTGGTCTGGGCGTACTGGTACTCACTCTTGTCTTTCAAATTAACCCCGGGTCGATCCCCTTTGACGTTATTGAGATAATCATGGCGGTTATCGCCGCTATCGCCGCGATGCAAATCGCCGGTGGTATGGATTATCTGGTCAGCCTGGCTGAGCGTCTGCTGCGTAGTAAACCTAAATACATTACCTTCCTGGCACCGCTGGTGACCTGGTCTATGACCATTCTGGCGGGCACCGGCCATACGGCCTTCTCTACCCTGCCGGTTATTACCGAAGTGGCAAAAGAGCAGGGCATCCGCCCGTCTCGTCCGCTGTCTATCGCGGTTATCGCTTCCCAGATTGCCATCACCGCATCGCCGATTTCAGCGGCCGTGGTGTTCTTTGCCGGGCTCCTGGAGCCGATGGGCGTCAGCTACCTGACACTGCTGGGTATCTGTATTCCGGTCACGCTGGCAGCTGTAATGATCACCGCAGTAATGTGTAACTTCCTCGGTTGCGAGCTGAAAGACGATCCGGTTTACCAGGAGCGTCTGGCAAAAGGCGAAGTCAAACTGCGCGGCACTCAGGTGTTCGAGCTGAAACCTTACGCCAAGCGTTCAGTGATGCTGTTCCTTATCGGTATCATTGCGGTGATGTTCTACGCGACCGCCATCAGCGACACGGTAGGCCTGATCCAGAACCCGGTACTGCCGCGTAACGAAGCTATCGTCGTCTTCATGCTGACCATCGCCACCCTTATCTGCATTACCTGTAAAGTGGATACCGGTGAAATCCTCAACGCCGGTACGTTTAAATCCGGTATGAGCGCCTGTATCTGTGTGCTGGGTGTTGCCTGGCTGGGCGATACTTTCGTTAAACACCATATTCAGGATATCCAGGCCGTTGCCGGCGATCTGCTGCAGAGCTACCCGTGGCTGCTGGCTGTGGTGCTGTTCTTTGCTGCTACCCTGCTTTATTCTCAGGCTGCAACTGCCAAAGCACTGATGCCTGCCGCGCTGATGCTGGGTGTTACCCCGCTGACCGCTATCGCCTCTTTTGCTGCGGTATCTGCCCTGTTCGTTCTGCCTACCTACCCGACCTTACTGGCGGCGGTAGAAATGGACGACACCGGCTCTACCCGAATCGGTAAATATGTCTTTAACCATGCCTTCCTGATCCCCGGGGTTGTCGCCATTGCGCTGTGCGTCATCCTCGGCTTTATCGTTGGTGGAATGGTGCTGTAA
- the cutA gene encoding divalent cation tolerance protein CutA — MTATQAVVVLCTAPDEASAQELAAFVLGEKLAACATLIPGATSLYYWEGKLEQEYEVQMILKTDTPHLDALMATLKQHHPYKTPEILALPVAHGDSEYLSWLYASLR; from the coding sequence ATGACTGCAACTCAGGCTGTTGTTGTACTTTGCACGGCCCCGGATGAAGCCAGCGCCCAGGAGCTTGCGGCTTTCGTGCTGGGGGAAAAACTTGCCGCCTGCGCGACCCTGATCCCTGGTGCCACCTCCCTGTACTACTGGGAAGGGAAGCTGGAACAGGAGTACGAAGTACAAATGATCCTCAAAACCGATACCCCCCACCTTGATGCGCTGATGGCGACCCTGAAACAACATCACCCGTACAAGACACCGGAAATTCTGGCCCTGCCGGTGGCCCATGGAGATAGCGAGTACCTGTCATGGCTTTACGCTTCATTACGCTGA
- a CDS encoding protein-disulfide reductase DsbD, translated as MALRFITLIFLFFSTFASAGLFSNQGTSRFAPVDKAFAFEFRQQDNQLLLNWEVQPGYYLYRQQIRLEPENARITPPALPKGESHEDEFFGKTEIYRHGLKLTVPLAEVRAGGALSVTYQGCADAGFCYPPETRRIPLSEVAPQNSAPPPAVVETPPAAPQLPFSALWALLIGIGVAFTPCVLPMYPLISGIVLGGQQRPGTARALALALVYVQGMALTYTALGLVVAAAGLQFQAALQSPWVLSGISLLFVLLALSMFGLFTLQLPSSLQTRLTLWSNRQQGGSLFGVFAMGALAGLICSPCTTAPLSAILLYIAQSGNLLTGGGTLYLYALGMGLPLILITVFGSRLLPRSGPWMDHVKTAFGFVILALPVFLLERVLGELWGLRLWSALGVAFFGWALLTCLNLTRHWARLLQLILFAAALISARPLQDWVFGQPAPASAGVHLNFTRVSSVDALDQALAQARGKPVMLDLYADWCVACKEFEKYTFSAPEVQQALAGAVLLQADVTGNTPQDVALLKHLRVLGLPTIIFFGSDGQELQQARVTGFMDASAFEAHLHNHLR; from the coding sequence ATGGCTTTACGCTTCATTACGCTGATTTTTCTTTTTTTCAGTACATTTGCTTCCGCTGGCCTGTTCAGCAACCAGGGCACCAGCCGTTTTGCCCCGGTGGATAAAGCCTTCGCGTTTGAGTTTCGCCAGCAGGATAACCAGCTGCTCCTGAACTGGGAGGTCCAGCCCGGTTATTATCTTTACCGCCAGCAAATCCGCCTGGAGCCGGAAAATGCCCGGATCACCCCACCTGCACTGCCGAAGGGGGAATCCCATGAGGATGAGTTTTTTGGTAAAACTGAAATCTACCGCCACGGGCTGAAACTGACGGTCCCCCTGGCGGAGGTGCGCGCCGGGGGGGCACTCAGCGTGACCTACCAGGGCTGTGCGGATGCGGGCTTCTGCTACCCGCCGGAAACCAGACGTATCCCGCTCAGTGAGGTTGCCCCGCAGAATAGCGCACCACCGCCCGCAGTGGTGGAGACGCCACCCGCCGCACCGCAGCTACCTTTTTCAGCCCTGTGGGCCCTGCTGATAGGCATTGGTGTGGCGTTTACCCCCTGTGTGCTGCCCATGTACCCGTTAATTTCCGGGATCGTTCTTGGCGGGCAACAGCGCCCGGGAACCGCCAGAGCCCTGGCGCTGGCCCTGGTCTATGTACAGGGGATGGCGCTAACCTATACCGCCCTGGGGCTGGTGGTGGCCGCCGCCGGGTTGCAATTCCAGGCCGCGCTGCAAAGCCCCTGGGTACTGAGCGGCATTTCGCTGCTGTTTGTTCTGCTGGCCCTCTCGATGTTTGGCCTGTTTACGCTGCAGTTGCCCTCATCACTGCAAACCCGCCTGACCTTGTGGAGTAACCGCCAGCAGGGGGGCTCCCTGTTCGGGGTGTTCGCTATGGGTGCCCTGGCCGGGCTGATTTGCTCCCCCTGCACGACTGCCCCGCTCAGCGCCATTTTGCTGTATATCGCCCAGAGCGGGAACCTGCTGACCGGGGGCGGCACCCTGTACCTGTACGCACTGGGCATGGGGTTACCGTTAATCCTTATCACCGTGTTTGGCAGCCGCCTGCTGCCGCGCAGCGGCCCGTGGATGGACCATGTTAAAACCGCCTTTGGCTTTGTTATCCTGGCCCTGCCAGTATTCCTGCTGGAGCGGGTACTGGGAGAGCTGTGGGGGCTGCGCCTGTGGAGCGCGCTCGGGGTGGCCTTCTTCGGCTGGGCACTGCTGACCTGCCTGAATCTCACCCGGCACTGGGCGCGGCTACTGCAACTTATTCTGTTTGCTGCCGCGCTTATCAGTGCCCGCCCGCTTCAGGACTGGGTCTTCGGCCAGCCTGCCCCGGCAAGCGCCGGGGTACATCTGAATTTTACCCGCGTGAGCAGCGTCGACGCGCTTGATCAGGCGCTGGCTCAGGCCCGGGGAAAACCGGTAATGCTGGATCTCTACGCCGACTGGTGCGTGGCCTGTAAAGAGTTTGAGAAATATACGTTCAGTGCGCCGGAAGTTCAGCAAGCGCTCGCCGGTGCCGTGCTGCTACAGGCTGATGTAACGGGCAACACACCGCAAGATGTTGCCTTGCTCAAACATCTCAGGGTGCTAGGCTTACCCACAATTATCTTTTTTGGCAGCGACGGCCAGGAGCTGCAACAGGCCCGGGTAACCGGGTTTATGGATGCTTCCGCCTTTGAAGCACATTTGCACAATCACCTGCGGTAA
- a CDS encoding transcriptional regulator, with amino-acid sequence MQREETLELALQVLEHQGIANTTLEMVAREADLPRDEIRRFWPDTEALLYDALRYHSQQIEAWRRQVFYDENLSAHSKLLARYEGLTNSVRNQRYPGCLFVAACSFFPDAAHPIHQLANQQKRAAWEFTHSLLTQLEVDDPAMVAEQMELVLEGCLSRLLVKRSQADVDTARHLAEDILRFACCRTAGALG; translated from the coding sequence GTGCAACGCGAAGAAACATTAGAGCTTGCTCTGCAAGTCCTTGAGCATCAAGGGATTGCGAATACAACGCTGGAGATGGTGGCCCGGGAAGCAGATCTGCCACGAGACGAAATACGCCGCTTCTGGCCAGATACTGAAGCCCTGCTGTATGACGCACTGCGTTACCACAGCCAGCAAATCGAAGCCTGGCGGCGCCAGGTTTTTTATGATGAAAACCTCAGCGCCCACAGTAAACTCCTGGCCCGCTATGAGGGGCTCACGAACAGTGTGCGCAATCAGCGCTACCCCGGTTGCCTGTTTGTGGCGGCCTGTAGCTTTTTCCCGGATGCCGCACACCCGATCCATCAACTGGCTAATCAGCAAAAACGGGCCGCATGGGAGTTTACCCACTCGCTGTTAACCCAGCTGGAGGTCGACGACCCGGCCATGGTGGCTGAGCAGATGGAGCTGGTGCTGGAAGGCTGTCTGAGCCGCCTGCTGGTCAAACGCAGCCAGGCAGACGTCGACACCGCCCGCCATCTGGCCGAGGATATTTTGCGCTTTGCCTGCTGCCGCACCGCTGGCGCCCTGGGGTGA
- a CDS encoding DUF3100 domain-containing protein, producing the protein MSLFMSFLKSNQALCVLIVAAGVITAISESIGVIRVTAFGVKFSLLPMLYAVIIGVLATPDLAGKLFKPLGKVLNHDTIKITGNVVMISLLPLGVKYGTLVGPNVAEVIKAGPALVLQELGNLGSVIIAMPLAILLGMRREAVGACSSISREPSLGVIGEKYGINSPEGTGVLGTYIVGSVIGTVFFGIISPIGLNFGLHPLALAVACGLGSGSMMAAASASLANAVPDMSGQILAFAATSNMLAAVTGMYALIFLALPLSNFIYKLLRK; encoded by the coding sequence GTGAGTTTATTTATGAGCTTCCTAAAATCAAACCAGGCACTTTGTGTACTGATTGTTGCGGCTGGTGTCATTACTGCAATATCAGAATCTATCGGTGTTATTCGAGTAACCGCGTTTGGTGTTAAATTCAGTTTATTACCGATGCTCTACGCCGTTATTATTGGTGTGTTAGCTACGCCGGATCTGGCGGGTAAACTTTTTAAGCCGCTGGGCAAGGTACTTAACCACGACACAATAAAAATCACCGGTAATGTTGTTATGATTTCGTTATTACCGCTGGGTGTTAAATATGGCACATTAGTAGGCCCTAATGTTGCAGAAGTGATCAAAGCCGGCCCGGCACTGGTTCTGCAGGAGCTGGGAAACTTAGGTTCAGTAATTATCGCCATGCCGCTGGCTATTTTACTCGGTATGCGCAGGGAAGCCGTTGGTGCCTGCTCCAGTATTTCCCGTGAACCCTCACTGGGGGTAATTGGTGAGAAATACGGTATTAATAGCCCGGAAGGGACTGGCGTGCTCGGCACCTATATTGTCGGTAGCGTTATTGGTACGGTATTTTTCGGTATTATCAGCCCGATTGGTCTTAACTTCGGCCTGCATCCGCTGGCGCTGGCTGTGGCCTGTGGCCTGGGCTCCGGGAGCATGATGGCTGCCGCCTCTGCCTCTCTGGCTAACGCCGTACCGGACATGTCAGGGCAGATTCTGGCCTTCGCCGCCACCAGTAATATGCTGGCCGCCGTAACGGGTATGTACGCCCTGATTTTCCTCGCCCTACCGCTGAGCAACTTCATCTATAAACTTCTGCGTAAATAA
- a CDS encoding M20 metallopeptidase family protein gives MKDYTLSDKLKYLEDFSKQVRHHLHTIPEASGVEYKTSEYCKKMMQSFGYKIVEYPGYTGFHADLDIDPQMKRIAFRADMDGLEMPDMTDTDYKSVHDNMAHNCGHDSHMTVALTAARFLAEHPEELRFNVRFIFQMAEEDMRVPGAETMVAGGCVNGVDEIYALHNDASLEVGSINVNDNIMSSWGAAWTLDVNGVSAHGSTPQKGRDAIREVVRIIDDLDYIVAKKTNPFSPAVFGCGMIHGGTVPNAIPDYVQARGTIRSMDEETDTILKNSLTSIMAESALRGFKTNMVCTGYPAVINHKYAYQRIVDSASGVLTRINKTCKPMTGSEDFSYMINAVPEKKGALFFLASGCAEKGINNYLHSNPYYLDDDCLLIGAQIFVNLATHA, from the coding sequence ATGAAAGATTATACCTTATCAGATAAGTTAAAATATCTTGAAGATTTTAGTAAACAGGTTCGCCATCATTTGCATACCATTCCGGAGGCATCCGGGGTGGAATATAAAACATCCGAATACTGCAAAAAAATGATGCAATCCTTTGGCTACAAGATTGTGGAATACCCGGGCTATACCGGTTTCCATGCGGATCTGGATATCGATCCGCAGATGAAAAGGATCGCCTTCCGTGCCGATATGGACGGGCTGGAAATGCCGGACATGACAGACACGGACTATAAATCAGTCCATGACAATATGGCCCATAACTGCGGCCATGACTCCCACATGACAGTCGCGCTGACCGCTGCGCGCTTCCTGGCTGAGCACCCTGAAGAGCTGCGCTTCAATGTGCGCTTTATCTTCCAGATGGCGGAAGAGGATATGCGCGTGCCGGGGGCAGAGACCATGGTCGCCGGGGGCTGTGTGAACGGGGTGGATGAAATCTATGCCCTGCATAATGATGCCTCGCTGGAAGTGGGCTCCATTAACGTTAACGACAATATTATGTCATCCTGGGGGGCCGCCTGGACGCTGGACGTTAACGGGGTTTCCGCCCACGGCTCCACCCCGCAGAAAGGCCGGGACGCGATCCGCGAAGTGGTGCGTATTATTGACGACCTCGACTATATCGTCGCCAAAAAGACCAACCCGTTCAGCCCGGCAGTCTTTGGCTGCGGCATGATACACGGCGGCACCGTGCCGAATGCTATCCCGGACTATGTCCAGGCCCGTGGGACAATCCGCTCCATGGATGAAGAGACAGATACCATTCTGAAAAACAGCCTGACCTCCATCATGGCCGAAAGCGCATTACGCGGCTTTAAAACCAATATGGTCTGCACCGGTTATCCTGCGGTGATTAACCATAAATATGCTTATCAGCGTATTGTTGACAGCGCTTCCGGTGTTCTGACCCGCATCAATAAGACCTGCAAACCCATGACCGGGAGTGAAGACTTCAGCTATATGATCAACGCGGTGCCGGAGAAGAAAGGCGCGCTGTTCTTCCTGGCCAGCGGCTGTGCGGAAAAAGGGATTAATAACTACCTGCACTCAAACCCTTATTATCTTGATGACGACTGCCTGCTGATTGGTGCCCAGATTTTCGTTAACCTGGCCACCCATGCCTGA
- the tdcA gene encoding transcriptional regulator TdcA — protein MLSSGENMNDLPKNKSLLVFLEVARCGGIMNASKKLNMTQPSVTRIIKELEIYMGMPLFDRTNSGVFLNRAGNIFHSRVLSYINGMQKSISEIRKEFGKDNQKFSLGYSSLVGYTIFPEVINEFKKNNQNVAVHIYEGQLSSLLPLLSTGDIDCAIGTLLNDELPYEYSAEKLFQSRFSVFSSALNPFARVKSIAELKSAKWVLPETSLGYYYNLNTFLKDHGIDVDSAIRTDSISSILNLVTCANYVTVLASPMGEGRNKKLSLHEIAIEEKMPVADYYFVWEKKSISSDLLDKFMAIIKDRCSVSAWGK, from the coding sequence ATGTTGTCCTCTGGTGAGAATATGAATGATTTACCCAAAAATAAAAGTTTGCTGGTTTTTCTGGAGGTGGCAAGGTGCGGCGGGATAATGAACGCCTCAAAAAAATTAAATATGACCCAGCCCTCGGTAACCAGAATCATCAAAGAGCTTGAAATTTATATGGGGATGCCGCTGTTTGACCGGACGAACTCCGGCGTATTTCTTAACCGTGCCGGGAATATTTTTCACAGCCGGGTTCTGAGTTACATAAACGGCATGCAGAAGTCCATTTCTGAAATCCGCAAAGAGTTCGGGAAGGATAATCAGAAATTCTCGCTGGGGTATTCATCACTGGTGGGGTACACCATTTTCCCGGAAGTGATTAACGAGTTTAAGAAGAATAACCAGAATGTGGCCGTGCATATCTATGAAGGGCAGTTATCGAGCCTGCTGCCGCTGCTGAGCACCGGTGATATCGACTGCGCGATAGGCACACTCTTAAACGATGAGCTGCCCTACGAATACAGTGCTGAAAAGCTCTTCCAGAGCCGGTTTTCAGTGTTCTCATCTGCGCTGAACCCCTTCGCCCGCGTGAAGAGCATTGCTGAGCTGAAATCCGCAAAATGGGTATTACCGGAAACGAGCCTTGGCTATTACTATAATCTGAACACCTTCCTGAAAGATCATGGTATTGATGTTGATTCCGCAATAAGAACAGATTCCATCTCATCTATTCTTAACCTGGTGACCTGTGCTAATTATGTGACCGTGCTGGCCAGCCCGATGGGTGAGGGGAGAAATAAAAAACTGTCCCTGCATGAAATAGCCATAGAAGAAAAAATGCCGGTTGCCGACTATTATTTTGTCTGGGAGAAGAAAAGCATCTCTTCCGATCTGCTGGATAAATTTATGGCGATTATTAAAGACCGCTGCTCAGTAAGCGCATGGGGAAAATAG
- a CDS encoding LysM peptidoglycan-binding domain-containing protein has protein sequence MAREDHYLPIFPEADVMPRKFDGLLGWSAEWRCVVDPKEKPMTLDCTVLPNPSVTEVTVQFGDSLSEIAQEHGCTVKELAKFNHLRSSSLIFPGQVLKLPVRQYRLSQVEVARLAAQADTSCLLSFAFEDLIEKPLQKLKVRIESAAGEVFESVTDELGNIQDYVMAKAEETRVFVNGAHGAREVAKFTPSEGKNDIRLTSPKVRIKGVTEPIKDRAGRIDLDKHPVNTVVSGRDSRGNPVIQINHTCPNQYDLHLGRNLNYWDQIIAASERSGIIPQSIAAVINAESAQIKGVWNKDSVAISRGKTKAAKALKEQRGESAEGVVIYASSAAGMTQFLNVTWLDETFRAGTYLNQKARERGVLADKPKRDVLNNIEYHPKTHRQIILPMFEIAPDTWWTKQQIIDNRLLRGITPYPPHATKALQAWLNLRFEPEFIIMAAVDYGLYNLAKLRDAGYNVDTLNDAEKAKIFYLTHHLGLGDAKRFIRKTITEESAHKLLVAQVGAKKAAWYTNIPDNNGSYIKGHRMWLSYYIDKSINLENFYCPKIEFTEKQESGSLENVIEKIKGDTA, from the coding sequence ATGGCAAGAGAAGATCATTATTTACCGATATTTCCGGAAGCAGATGTGATGCCCCGTAAATTTGATGGTCTGCTGGGCTGGTCGGCTGAATGGCGCTGTGTAGTTGATCCCAAAGAAAAGCCAATGACGCTGGACTGTACCGTATTACCCAACCCGTCAGTAACCGAAGTAACTGTACAGTTTGGTGATTCGCTCAGTGAAATAGCGCAGGAGCATGGTTGCACCGTTAAAGAACTGGCAAAGTTTAATCATCTCCGCAGTTCGTCGCTTATTTTTCCGGGACAGGTGCTCAAACTACCTGTTCGACAGTACCGCTTGAGTCAGGTGGAGGTCGCAAGACTGGCAGCACAGGCTGATACTTCATGTTTGCTTTCTTTTGCCTTTGAAGATTTGATAGAAAAACCGCTGCAAAAGTTGAAGGTCAGAATCGAGTCGGCGGCGGGCGAAGTGTTTGAATCGGTGACAGATGAACTGGGTAACATTCAGGATTATGTTATGGCGAAAGCAGAGGAGACCCGCGTTTTCGTCAATGGCGCACATGGTGCCAGGGAGGTGGCGAAATTTACGCCGTCAGAGGGAAAAAATGACATCAGACTGACCAGCCCGAAAGTTCGGATAAAGGGCGTGACTGAACCCATCAAAGACCGTGCAGGCCGCATTGATCTTGATAAGCACCCAGTCAATACTGTTGTTAGCGGAAGAGACAGCAGGGGTAATCCGGTTATTCAGATAAATCATACCTGTCCGAACCAATATGATCTTCATTTAGGACGCAATCTGAATTACTGGGATCAGATTATAGCGGCATCAGAGCGCAGTGGCATTATTCCGCAAAGCATCGCTGCCGTCATTAATGCTGAATCCGCCCAGATAAAAGGGGTGTGGAATAAAGATTCAGTGGCAATAAGCCGGGGGAAAACCAAAGCCGCGAAGGCATTAAAAGAGCAACGGGGCGAATCAGCCGAAGGAGTAGTTATTTATGCCAGTTCAGCTGCAGGTATGACGCAGTTTTTAAATGTCACCTGGCTTGATGAAACCTTCCGCGCAGGAACTTATCTGAATCAGAAGGCCAGAGAAAGAGGCGTACTGGCAGATAAGCCAAAGCGGGATGTACTGAATAATATTGAATATCATCCTAAAACCCATCGGCAAATCATCTTGCCGATGTTTGAGATAGCGCCGGATACCTGGTGGACAAAACAACAGATTATCGATAATCGGTTGCTCAGAGGGATAACGCCTTACCCACCCCATGCGACAAAAGCGCTTCAGGCATGGCTTAATCTGCGCTTTGAGCCGGAGTTTATCATTATGGCGGCAGTAGATTACGGGCTGTATAATCTCGCGAAGCTACGGGATGCGGGTTATAACGTGGATACGTTAAATGATGCGGAGAAAGCCAAAATATTTTATCTGACTCATCATCTGGGGCTGGGTGATGCGAAACGCTTTATCAGAAAAACCATAACGGAAGAAAGTGCGCATAAATTACTGGTGGCGCAGGTTGGGGCGAAAAAGGCTGCTTGGTATACAAACATTCCAGATAATAACGGTAGTTATATAAAAGGACATCGGATGTGGTTATCCTATTACATTGATAAAAGTATTAACCTTGAAAATTTTTATTGCCCCAAGATAGAATTCACAGAAAAACAAGAATCAGGCAGTTTAGAAAACGTAATAGAAAAGATAAAGGGAGATACAGCGTAA